The following coding sequences lie in one Streptomyces sp. NBC_00510 genomic window:
- a CDS encoding nitronate monooxygenase: METALTRLVGVRHPLVQTGMGWVAGPRLVSATANAGALGILASATMSPERLRQAVREVRERTEGAPFGVNLRADAGDAAERVRIIVEEDVRVASFALAPTRELIGRLKDAGVVAIPSVGARRHAEKVAAWGADAVMVQGAEGGGHTGNVATTVLLPQVVDAVGIPVIAAGGFFDGRGLAAALAYGAAGVGMGTRFLLTSDSPVPDAVKTRYLAASVRDVVVTDRVDGLPHRMLRTDLVTALERSGKAAALLRALRHAAAFRRVSGMGPRAMVRDGLAMRHGRKLTWSQTLLAASTPMMLKSAMVDGRPDLGVMAAGQVAGVIGDLPSCAELVARVMADAEDALARLASLATPA, encoded by the coding sequence ATGGAGACCGCGCTGACCCGGCTCGTCGGGGTCCGCCACCCCCTGGTCCAGACCGGCATGGGCTGGGTCGCTGGTCCCCGCCTGGTGTCGGCGACGGCGAACGCCGGCGCGCTCGGCATCCTCGCCTCGGCCACCATGAGCCCGGAGCGGCTGCGCCAGGCGGTGCGGGAGGTACGGGAGCGCACCGAGGGGGCGCCGTTCGGGGTCAACCTGCGGGCGGACGCGGGCGACGCCGCGGAAAGGGTGCGCATCATCGTCGAGGAGGACGTCCGCGTCGCCTCCTTCGCGTTGGCCCCCACCCGTGAGCTCATCGGCCGCCTCAAGGACGCGGGGGTGGTCGCCATCCCCTCCGTCGGCGCGCGGCGGCACGCCGAGAAGGTCGCCGCCTGGGGCGCGGACGCCGTGATGGTGCAGGGCGCCGAGGGCGGCGGCCACACGGGGAACGTCGCCACCACGGTGCTGCTGCCCCAGGTCGTGGACGCCGTCGGCATCCCCGTGATCGCGGCGGGCGGCTTCTTCGACGGCCGCGGCCTGGCGGCCGCCCTCGCGTACGGCGCGGCGGGCGTCGGTATGGGCACCCGCTTCCTGCTCACCTCCGACAGCCCGGTGCCCGACGCGGTCAAGACCCGCTACCTGGCCGCATCCGTGCGGGACGTCGTCGTCACCGACCGCGTCGACGGACTGCCGCACCGCATGCTCCGCACCGACCTGGTGACCGCCCTGGAGCGCTCGGGGAAGGCGGCCGCCCTACTGCGGGCCCTGCGGCACGCGGCGGCCTTCCGCCGCGTCTCGGGGATGGGCCCGCGCGCCATGGTCCGCGACGGCCTGGCGATGCGGCACGGCAGAAAGCTGACCTGGAGTCAGACCCTGCTCGCCGCCAGCACGCCGATGATGCTGAAGTCCGCGATGGTCGACGGCCGGCCGGACCTGGGGGTGATGGCCGCCGGGCAGGTCGCGGGCGTGATCGGCGACCTGCCCTCCTGCGCGGAACTCGTCGCACGCGTCATGGCCGACGCCGAGGACGCCCTCGCCCGGCTGGCCTCCCTCGCCACGCCTGCCTGA
- a CDS encoding CoA-transferase produces the protein MNPTRAEYAVVACAEAWRGDGEVLAAPMGLIPSLGARLARLTFAPGLLLTDGEALLLDAAGEVEGWLPYRQHLALVTGGRRHVMMGASQLDRYGNQNISCIGDWRRPARQLLGVRGAPVNTLNNPTSYWVPRHSPRVFVERVDMVCGVGHDRAAAAGPSATRFHDIRRVVSDLGVFDFETAERTMRVRSLHPGVSPAALQEATGFPLPVPADPPRTRPPGAEELRLIRTVLDPEGLREREVRV, from the coding sequence GTGAACCCCACCCGCGCCGAATACGCCGTCGTCGCCTGCGCCGAGGCGTGGCGTGGCGACGGTGAGGTGCTGGCCGCCCCCATGGGGCTGATCCCCTCCCTGGGCGCGCGGCTGGCCCGGCTGACCTTCGCACCCGGTCTGCTGCTCACCGACGGTGAGGCCCTCCTCCTGGACGCGGCGGGCGAGGTGGAGGGCTGGCTGCCCTACCGGCAGCACCTGGCCCTGGTCACCGGCGGGCGGCGGCACGTCATGATGGGCGCGAGCCAGCTCGACCGGTACGGCAACCAGAACATCTCGTGCATCGGCGACTGGCGGCGTCCCGCCCGGCAGCTGCTGGGGGTGCGGGGCGCGCCCGTCAACACGCTCAACAACCCGACCAGCTACTGGGTGCCGCGGCACTCGCCCCGCGTCTTCGTCGAACGCGTCGACATGGTGTGCGGCGTCGGCCACGACAGGGCGGCCGCCGCCGGCCCGTCCGCCACCCGGTTCCACGACATCCGGCGGGTCGTCAGCGACCTCGGCGTCTTCGACTTCGAGACCGCAGAACGCACCATGCGCGTCCGTTCCCTGCACCCCGGGGTGAGCCCGGCCGCCCTCCAGGAGGCCACCGGCTTCCCGCTGCCGGTCCCCGCGGACCCGCCGCGCACCCGCCCGCCCGGCGCCGAGGAGCTGCGGCTGATCCGTACCGTCCTCGACCCCGAGGGGCTGCGGGAGCGGGAGGTGCGGGTCTGA
- a CDS encoding GNAT family N-acetyltransferase, giving the protein MIRAATPADVPEIHAMIRELAEYEREPDSARATTQQLHDALFGPDPAVFALLAEDDALGAPVGFALWFRNFSTWTGTHGVYLEDLYVRPPARGGGHGKALLAGLAAICVERGYERFEWSVLDWNEPSLAFYRAMGARPQDEWTVQRLTGDPLRALAEQARVNKATTLSI; this is encoded by the coding sequence ATGATCCGAGCCGCGACACCTGCCGACGTCCCGGAGATCCACGCGATGATCCGCGAACTCGCGGAGTACGAGCGGGAGCCGGACAGCGCGCGGGCCACCACGCAGCAGCTCCACGACGCGCTCTTCGGCCCGGATCCGGCCGTCTTCGCGCTCCTGGCCGAGGACGACGCCCTGGGCGCGCCCGTGGGCTTCGCGCTGTGGTTCCGGAACTTCTCCACCTGGACCGGGACCCACGGCGTCTACCTGGAGGACCTGTACGTGCGCCCCCCTGCGCGCGGCGGCGGCCACGGCAAGGCCCTGCTCGCCGGACTCGCCGCCATATGCGTGGAACGGGGCTACGAACGCTTCGAATGGTCCGTGCTGGACTGGAACGAGCCGTCCCTCGCCTTCTACCGTGCGATGGGCGCCCGTCCCCAGGACGAATGGACGGTGCAACGACTGACCGGCGACCCCCTTCGTGCCCTCGCTGAGCAGGCACGTGTCAACAAAGCGACAACTCTTTCGATTTGA
- a CDS encoding pyridoxal-phosphate dependent enzyme, producing the protein MIPDVRLPSPLVELRDDERLAGRGVRMLVKRDDLIHPDLPGNKWRKLHLNLRAALDGGHRGLLTFGGAYSNHLRATAAAGRLLGIATTGVVRGDELAGRPLNPSLARAAADGMRLHFVDRGTYRRKDEPEVLAALLDRLGPAYVVPEGGSNALAARGCVALGEELRGRADVVGVACGTGGTLAGLAAGLDPGQRVIGFPVLKGGGFLAGEIRRLQEAAFGGPRGSWLLDDRFHHGGYARTSPELRAFAADFGARHGFVPDSVYVAKMLHGLFSLAQEGAFAPGTTVAAVVTGRPTG; encoded by the coding sequence GTGATCCCGGACGTCCGCCTGCCCTCCCCGCTGGTCGAGCTGCGCGACGACGAACGCCTGGCCGGACGCGGCGTCCGGATGCTCGTCAAGCGGGACGACCTGATCCACCCCGATCTGCCGGGCAACAAGTGGCGCAAGCTCCACCTGAACCTGCGGGCCGCCCTCGACGGCGGCCACCGCGGCCTGCTGACCTTCGGCGGCGCCTACTCCAACCACCTGCGCGCCACCGCCGCCGCGGGCCGGCTGCTCGGCATCGCCACCACGGGCGTCGTCCGCGGCGACGAGCTGGCCGGGCGCCCGCTCAACCCCTCCCTCGCGCGGGCCGCCGCCGACGGCATGCGGCTGCACTTCGTCGACCGGGGCACCTACCGCCGCAAGGACGAGCCGGAGGTCCTGGCGGCCCTCCTGGACCGTCTGGGGCCCGCCTACGTCGTCCCCGAGGGCGGCAGCAACGCGCTCGCGGCGCGGGGCTGCGTGGCGCTCGGCGAGGAGCTGCGCGGCAGGGCGGACGTCGTGGGCGTGGCCTGCGGGACCGGCGGCACCCTGGCGGGCCTGGCGGCCGGGCTGGACCCGGGGCAGCGGGTCATCGGGTTCCCGGTCCTCAAGGGCGGCGGGTTCCTGGCCGGGGAGATACGCCGGCTCCAGGAAGCGGCCTTCGGCGGGCCGCGCGGGTCCTGGCTGCTGGACGACCGCTTCCACCACGGCGGCTACGCCCGTACCTCGCCCGAGCTCCGTGCGTTCGCGGCGGACTTCGGCGCGCGGCACGGCTTCGTCCCGGACTCCGTCTACGTCGCGAAGATGCTCCACGGCCTGTTCTCGCTGGCGCAGGAGGGTGCCTTCGCGCCCGGGACGACGGTCGCGGCCGTCGTGACCGGGCGGCCGACCGGTTAG